From the genome of Bacillus carboniphilus:
CTACTATTTCCGCTGGCTCCCTTGGTGTTGAAAAACCTCCCAGTAATTCTGGACAAACGGTAACAGCATGATTTTCTTCCACTAATTGACGAATCTTCTCTTCCAAACTATGAGTCCCGTTATATCTTACATGTAACCCAGCCAAGCAAGAACTCACCAAAATCATGAATGACACCTCGTTAAATAATAGAATACTTTGTTTACCCCTTATTCTTTCTATACCTTTTATTTATTAAATTAAATACATATATCAATTCAATAAGATATAACACACAAATAATGATAAAAATCATGACATTGGTTTGTGCTCTTTCAGTGTAAAAATCCCAACCAGCCATAAGAATCCAAACTGAGTACCATATATTTATTATGGATTGAACGATCAATAACCTATACGCCTTAACCAAAAGCAGTAAAACGGGGATAATACCCATAAATACAAAAAATTCAACGTCGGGGAACCAACCATATGGTGTAAATCGTTCTGAAAATGTAAAAATATCCATTTTTACCAACACCCCTATACTTCACTAATTCCATATTACTCCAACCAGACTAACTTTGAAAAACAAAAATTAAAAATCTGTAAAATGTCAAAGACTATCAAAATAAAAAAATGGCGCAACAAATTCACGCCATTTTCTAGGTCATTTATTATTTTGCACTTGTACCACGCCTGTTTTACAATTAGTTTTAGCCCACTACCTCACAATCAAATAAAAAAATATACGACTGCTGAGTGAACCCACTGGATATCTCTATGTTCTTGCACCGTCCTACGCGCCTTTTAGCAAAATATAACTTGCTTTTCATACAATTTTTCAATCTAAACAGAATAATACCTCTCCGGACCTTTAAACACTTCCCTAACATGCCAGTTTACATAAGATATTTCTGGTCTATAAGCTGGATGAATGGGGGAACGAATTGACTGTCCGTGGTATCTCATCAGCCACTCATCAAACCCATTTGTTCCATTAGCCGATTCAGCAACTAGGAAAGTTCTATTTTCAGCTAATGTAAAAACTCCCCTATCAAATAATTTATGATGCATGGAACACAAGGCTATTCCATTCTCTTCCGTATCCGGTCCACCGGCTTGATGCCATTTTATATGGGCAGCTTCTATTCCCACTAAATGGTTCCCTAGCCGAACATTGAATCCACAAATTGCACAACTGTATTCATATGCTCGAAGTATCTTTTCTCTGAATCGAGGGTCTCTTTGCTTTTGCTTTTTACCTCTATATACTAATTCTAGGCCGACGTGCCTTAGGATGTCATCATGGAGGGTTTCAGGAAAATGCTCTTCTAACACAATCTCAACTAACTCATGAACCAAGTGAGGATGTTCCTCTAAAACCCTAGTTACTTCCTCTGTAAAACCACCACTTATATGCTTTTCTAACAGTAGTTTGTTACTAGGATTACTCCTATTGACCTGCATATCGAGCTCCCAAATACCATCCCTTTGCAACCGTACGAATGGTTCTTCCGGGTGATAGGATTTTCTCTTTGGACCAAATTCCACTAGTAAATCTGTAAGGACTTCTCTTACTTCTCTATAGGGAATTAACCGATTCTTCCCTGCTTGAAAATGACTTAGAGCGTATAAAATTAAGAGAGGTTTATGAGGAGCACGTTGGCCTCCCTTTTTCCAGACTGATAGGTTATTGATTTTATCCTTTAGTTCTGTTGGTTTCATAGCAGCCTCCATAATGTCCAAGGTATCATCTAAAACAGTGACCACATTTATGAATCTGATCATTAGTTGCTTCAATGCTCGAGTAATACATATAATCGCCGTTTTTTCCTGAGTTATCAATAACCTTTGTTTTGAAATTTTGCGCCGTTACAAAACTACATTTTACATGGTGTACTTTAGTAGGGTTAGCAATGTCAGAAATAACAAAATATCCTTGACCTTGTGTCTT
Proteins encoded in this window:
- a CDS encoding phosphorothioated DNA-binding restriction endonuclease: MKPTELKDKINNLSVWKKGGQRAPHKPLLILYALSHFQAGKNRLIPYREVREVLTDLLVEFGPKRKSYHPEEPFVRLQRDGIWELDMQVNRSNPSNKLLLEKHISGGFTEEVTRVLEEHPHLVHELVEIVLEEHFPETLHDDILRHVGLELVYRGKKQKQRDPRFREKILRAYEYSCAICGFNVRLGNHLVGIEAAHIKWHQAGGPDTEENGIALCSMHHKLFDRGVFTLAENRTFLVAESANGTNGFDEWLMRYHGQSIRSPIHPAYRPEISYVNWHVREVFKGPERYYSV